A genome region from Tolypothrix sp. PCC 7712 includes the following:
- a CDS encoding Dam family site-specific DNA-(adenine-N6)-methyltransferase, protein MASLPHLVQYQGSKRNLASDILKFLPINVERLVEPFAGTAAISIAASAQKISQNFWLNDLNKPLIDLLELIVEQPEIIANAYANIWNEQHSNSLKHYYQARDQFNRNNDPEIFLYLLARCVKGSVRYNSEGLFNQSPDKRRKGTQPNKMRKNIEGISHLLKNKCKFTCLDYREVLSTVRPSDFLYLDPPYQGVCGNRDKRYFSGINFDDFVLALEDLNRKEVAFAVSYDGKRGNKTFGQSLPEALGLKKIEIEVGRSSQATLLGKDEVTIEFLYLSPSLLRHQTSEIERYISQSQKQLILLEKHGQFSATPR, encoded by the coding sequence ATGGCAAGTCTTCCGCATTTGGTTCAATACCAAGGCAGTAAAAGAAACCTAGCTTCAGATATTCTCAAATTTCTCCCTATAAATGTGGAGAGATTGGTAGAACCATTTGCGGGAACTGCTGCAATTAGTATTGCTGCATCTGCTCAAAAAATATCCCAAAATTTTTGGCTCAATGATTTAAACAAGCCATTAATTGATTTATTAGAATTAATCGTAGAGCAACCTGAAATAATAGCAAACGCTTATGCAAATATCTGGAATGAGCAGCATAGTAATTCCTTAAAACATTACTATCAAGCTAGAGATCAGTTTAATAGAAATAATGACCCTGAAATTTTTCTCTATTTATTGGCTAGATGTGTTAAAGGCTCTGTTAGATATAACTCTGAAGGTCTTTTCAATCAAAGCCCTGATAAAAGGCGCAAGGGAACTCAGCCTAACAAAATGAGAAAAAATATAGAAGGGATTTCTCATCTGTTGAAAAATAAGTGTAAGTTCACCTGCTTAGATTATAGAGAAGTTTTATCTACAGTTAGACCAAGCGATTTTTTATATCTAGATCCGCCTTATCAAGGTGTATGTGGTAATAGAGATAAAAGATATTTTTCGGGAATAAATTTTGATGATTTTGTTCTAGCTCTTGAGGATTTAAATCGCAAGGAAGTTGCGTTTGCAGTTAGTTATGATGGCAAAAGAGGAAATAAAACTTTCGGCCAGTCCTTACCAGAAGCATTAGGGCTGAAAAAAATAGAAATCGAAGTTGGGCGCTCATCCCAAGCAACACTCTTGGGTAAAGATGAAGTAACAATAGAGTTTTTGTACTTATCACCATCTTTACTTCGTCATCAAACTTCAGAGATAGAGCGCTATATTAGCCAATCACAAAAACAGCTTATTCTGTTGGAGAAGCATGGACAGTTCTCAGCAACTCCCCGATGA